The sequence GCGATGGCCGACTCACGCTCACCCGTGGCGATGTTGATTTGCTCTTGGCGCCGGCCTTCCGAGGCGGCGATCAAGGCGCGTTTTTCCCGTTCGGCGGTGATTTGGCGCTGCATCGATTGCAGGATTTCAGCCGGCGGCTTCAGATCCTTGATTTCGTAGCGCAGCACCTTCACGCCCCAGTTGACGGCGGCCTTGTCCAGCTCGCTGACCACGGCGCTGTTGATCTGGTCGCGCTCTTCGAACGTTTTGTCCAGCTCCATGCGGCCGATTTCGGAGCGCAACAGCGTTTGCGCCAGTTGGGTGATGGCAAAAACGTAGTTGCTGGAGCCGTAGCTGGCGCGCATCGGGTCGGTCACCTGGTAGTAGAGGATGCCGTCCACGGTGAGCTGGGTGTTGTCCTTGGTGATGCACTCTTGGCTGGGCACGTCCAGCGGCACTTCTTTGAGCGAGTGGCGGTAGGACACGTTATCGACGAAGGGGATGATGATCTTCAGCCCCGGCGTGAGGGTGCGGTCGTACTTGCCCAGGCGTTCGACCACCCAGGCATGTTGCTGAGGCACGATCTTGAAGGCCCGGCCCACAAACACGGCGGCCACGACGAGCAAAACGAGCATGATTTCCATGCGACATCTCCTTGGTTGGATCGCAAACTCAGGCGCCCGAGGGCATGAGCACCAGCCAGTTGCCTTCTACGGCAACGACGAAATGCTGCCCCGACTGGGGTTGCGCCCCCGGCGCCAAGCGGGCTTGCCAGCCCGAACCCCGATATTGCACGCGGGTGGTGCCATCGGGCTCCCACGCTGTCACATGAACCCGTTCGCCGATGTCCAGATTGACATCGCGGTTGCGGCTCGCGGGTTGCTCGGAGGCTTGTTGGCGCCGCATGTGGGCGTGCCACAGCGCGACAGCGCCACCGCCCAACAAGCTGGCGCTTGCCAGTTGCAGCGTCACCGACGCGCCGAAGTACGCGGCCATGGCCCCAGCGACGGCCCCCATGGCCATCATCAGCAGATAAAACGTACCGGTGAGCAGTTCGATGATCACCAACACCCCGGCGACGATGAGCCAGAGCGTGGGGGCGGAGAAGTGCTCCATGGTGAGAATCCTTGGCGTGGCGTGAGGAAGGGGACG is a genomic window of Vitreoscilla filiformis containing:
- a CDS encoding SPFH domain-containing protein; translation: MEIMLVLLVVAAVFVGRAFKIVPQQHAWVVERLGKYDRTLTPGLKIIIPFVDNVSYRHSLKEVPLDVPSQECITKDNTQLTVDGILYYQVTDPMRASYGSSNYVFAITQLAQTLLRSEIGRMELDKTFEERDQINSAVVSELDKAAVNWGVKVLRYEIKDLKPPAEILQSMQRQITAEREKRALIAASEGRRQEQINIATGERESAIARSEGQRQADINLAQGQASATMMVAEATAEALRKVASVVRTPGGEQAMQFMVAEKAVQAYSELARTNNSMIVPGNMTEVSGLIASAMALTRQPTLPTGSNTPTQAG
- a CDS encoding NfeD family protein, which codes for MEHFSAPTLWLIVAGVLVIIELLTGTFYLLMMAMGAVAGAMAAYFGASVTLQLASASLLGGGAVALWHAHMRRQQASEQPASRNRDVNLDIGERVHVTAWEPDGTTRVQYRGSGWQARLAPGAQPQSGQHFVVAVEGNWLVLMPSGA